A genomic stretch from Chryseobacterium sp. SNU WT5 includes:
- the rnr gene encoding ribonuclease R — MAQKKKFISDKNNYKLQEIGRLILRFMNEKSGKIFNYKQIADGIDYKNPRQREQVIQSLHKLLADQRIKEVEKGKYIINLNIEGTLTGVIDFNQTGNAYVNVQGLDDDVFIHSKNVKDALQGDTVLIVTYNFKGKKLEGSVLEVMERKRTEFVGTFQFIKHKDFGFVVGDKKHINTDIFVPQGKIGGAKDGDKVVVKMLDWRAGEKNPEGEIIKVLGAPGDHETEIHSILAEYGLPYEFPPEVEKEAQEIDRKIHDTEVAKRRDMRNICTFTIDPKDAKDFDDALSLQKLENGNWEIGVHIADVSHYVIPGTILDEEAYKRATSVYLVDRVVPMLPEVLSNDVCSLRPNEDKYTFSAVFEINDQAELQNQWFGRTIIHSDRKFAYEEAQERLETQEGDLVEEITTLDRLAKILRTERINNGAITFDRSEVRFNLDENNEPIGVYFKVSKDSNHLIEEFMLLANRKVSEFVSLNKKGVPTNNTFIYRVHDDPDPAKLEALRDFVGTFGYTMNLANTKKVAASLNSLLKDIQGKGEENMIETLAMRSMSKAIYSTDPIGHYGLGFDYYSHFTSPIRRYPDLIAHRLLQHYLDGGKSPQKQEYDVKCKHCSSMEKLASDAERDSIKFMQVKFMEKHLGEDFTGVISGVADFGFWVQIPENGAEGLIKLRDLMDDSYSYDAKNHAVYGSKTGNKYQLGDEVTIRVMKANLIQKQLDFKIIQP; from the coding sequence ATGGCCCAAAAGAAAAAATTTATCTCCGATAAGAATAATTATAAATTGCAGGAGATCGGAAGATTGATACTGCGTTTTATGAATGAGAAATCTGGTAAAATCTTTAATTATAAGCAGATTGCAGACGGTATCGATTATAAAAATCCGAGACAAAGAGAACAAGTGATTCAATCACTTCATAAATTGCTTGCTGATCAGCGGATTAAGGAAGTAGAGAAAGGAAAATACATCATTAATCTTAATATTGAAGGTACCTTAACAGGAGTTATCGACTTTAATCAAACCGGAAATGCTTACGTAAATGTACAAGGCCTAGATGATGATGTTTTTATTCATTCCAAGAATGTAAAAGATGCCTTACAAGGGGATACTGTACTTATTGTTACCTATAATTTTAAAGGTAAGAAACTAGAAGGTTCCGTTTTGGAAGTAATGGAAAGAAAACGTACTGAATTTGTAGGTACCTTCCAATTTATCAAGCATAAGGATTTTGGATTCGTAGTGGGTGATAAAAAGCATATCAATACCGATATTTTTGTTCCTCAAGGTAAAATTGGTGGTGCGAAAGACGGCGATAAAGTTGTTGTGAAAATGCTTGACTGGAGAGCCGGAGAAAAAAATCCTGAAGGTGAAATTATTAAAGTATTAGGTGCTCCAGGTGATCACGAAACAGAAATACATTCCATTTTAGCAGAATATGGATTACCCTACGAATTTCCACCGGAAGTAGAAAAAGAAGCTCAGGAAATTGATCGTAAAATTCACGATACTGAAGTTGCAAAAAGACGTGATATGCGTAATATTTGTACATTTACTATCGATCCAAAGGATGCTAAAGATTTTGATGATGCCCTTTCGTTACAAAAATTAGAAAATGGCAACTGGGAAATTGGTGTTCACATTGCAGATGTTTCTCATTATGTAATTCCAGGAACTATTCTGGATGAAGAAGCTTATAAAAGAGCGACTTCCGTTTACTTAGTAGATCGTGTTGTTCCCATGTTACCAGAAGTTTTGAGCAATGATGTGTGTTCACTAAGACCCAATGAAGATAAATATACTTTTTCTGCGGTTTTCGAAATAAACGATCAGGCAGAACTACAAAATCAGTGGTTTGGACGAACAATTATCCATTCGGATCGAAAATTTGCTTACGAAGAAGCACAGGAACGGCTTGAAACACAAGAAGGTGATCTGGTTGAAGAAATTACAACACTTGACCGACTCGCTAAGATTCTGAGAACAGAACGTATTAATAACGGAGCAATTACATTTGACCGCAGTGAGGTACGGTTCAATCTTGATGAAAATAATGAACCTATCGGTGTATATTTCAAAGTCAGCAAAGATTCTAATCACTTGATCGAAGAATTTATGTTACTTGCCAATAGAAAAGTTTCTGAATTTGTTTCCTTAAATAAGAAAGGAGTTCCTACCAATAATACTTTTATTTATAGAGTTCACGATGATCCGGATCCTGCCAAACTGGAAGCATTGCGTGATTTCGTAGGTACTTTTGGTTATACGATGAATTTAGCAAATACTAAAAAAGTAGCTGCATCGTTGAATAGTTTATTGAAAGACATTCAAGGAAAAGGGGAAGAAAATATGATTGAAACTTTGGCAATGAGATCAATGAGCAAAGCCATCTACTCCACTGATCCTATTGGCCATTATGGTTTAGGATTCGACTATTATTCGCATTTCACCTCTCCTATCCGTCGATATCCAGATTTAATTGCGCATCGTTTGTTGCAACATTATTTGGATGGTGGCAAATCCCCTCAGAAACAGGAGTACGACGTCAAGTGTAAGCATTGCAGTTCTATGGAAAAACTAGCTTCTGATGCAGAAAGAGATTCCATTAAGTTCATGCAGGTTAAGTTTATGGAAAAACATTTGGGTGAAGATTTCACAGGTGTTATTTCAGGTGTTGCAGATTTCGGTTTCTGGGTACAAATTCCAGAAAACGGCGCCGAAGGCCTGATAAAATTAAGAGATTTAATGGATGATTCTTATTCGTACGATGCCAAAAACCATGCGGTATATGGAAGCAAGACAGGGAATAAATATCAATTAGGTGATGAAGTGACCATTAGAGTAATGAAGGCTAATTTAATTCAGAAACAACTGGATTTTAAAATTATTCAACCGTAA
- a CDS encoding LysE family translocator, with translation MVELILSAVGLGITLSLVFIGPIFFLLIETSFSRGPKHAFTLDLGVVLADILCIVASYFASGDLVELIDKHPGFYRITALIVFIYSLYMIFSKTKMHLPGEEKMIGQNYFKTFLNGFFFNILNIGVVLFWLVTVISVRNSYPETKDFLLYMGLVVGTYLVIDFFKIYLAKVFHYKLTQKLANQIRKGVGFILIAFSIFIFLQSFKKFNQFDRKLEEAEKTEQKLIRQ, from the coding sequence ATGGTAGAACTTATCCTTTCAGCAGTCGGCTTAGGAATTACGTTGAGTCTGGTATTTATCGGTCCTATATTTTTTCTGCTTATTGAAACTAGTTTTTCTCGCGGTCCTAAGCATGCATTTACTTTAGACTTAGGAGTCGTTTTAGCAGATATACTGTGTATTGTCGCGTCTTATTTTGCGAGTGGTGATTTGGTAGAACTAATTGATAAGCACCCTGGTTTTTATCGTATCACAGCACTTATCGTATTTATTTACTCACTGTATATGATTTTTTCGAAAACAAAGATGCATTTACCGGGTGAAGAGAAAATGATCGGGCAGAATTATTTTAAGACTTTTCTCAATGGATTTTTCTTTAATATTTTAAATATAGGAGTGGTCCTTTTTTGGCTCGTTACCGTTATTTCAGTTCGGAATTCCTATCCTGAAACCAAAGATTTTCTATTATATATGGGCTTAGTGGTGGGCACTTATCTGGTCATTGATTTTTTCAAAATATATTTGGCCAAAGTATTTCACTATAAGTTAACCCAAAAACTCGCTAATCAAATTAGAAAAGGAGTTGGATTTATCCTGATCGCATTTAGTATTTTTATCTTTTTACAAAGTTTTAAAAAATTTAATCAGTTTGATCGGAAATTAGAAGAAGCGGAGAAAACAGAACAAAAATTAATTAGACAATGA